A region from the Paraburkholderia youngii genome encodes:
- the oxlT gene encoding oxalate/formate MFS antiporter: MDNITQQSTTGMSWRNRWSQLVIGMICMALVANLQYAWTLFVAPMHARHNWSEASIQLAFSIFILTETWLVPFEGWLVDRFGPRPVVAGGALCAGLSWILNSYATTLGMLYFAAVIGGIGAGGVYGTCVGNALKWFPDRRGLAAGLTAAGFGAGAALTVIPIANMITRRGYEETFLFFGIVQGVSILLLAMLLTRPILRQAGVRKSRFAVSKVDFTSRQMIKTPVFWVIYASFVAVAAGGLMATAQIGPIAKDWGIARIPMSVFGATLPLLTLTLSIDNIFNGLTRPLCGFISDKIGRENTMFVIFIGEGLALLGMMQFGSNPYAFMAFAALIFLFWGEIFSIFPATCADTFGSKYAAANAGTLYTAKGTASLLVPIASVLAATGGWNLVFIVSAIITIAAGISAKFILEPMRTRWIESHDEPQGALAVAGHGNGNASRMSHWPEQSGE, encoded by the coding sequence ATGGACAATATCACCCAGCAATCGACGACGGGTATGTCATGGCGTAACCGATGGTCGCAATTGGTCATCGGCATGATATGCATGGCGCTGGTGGCGAATCTGCAATATGCGTGGACGTTATTCGTGGCTCCGATGCATGCGCGGCATAACTGGAGCGAGGCGTCGATCCAGCTCGCGTTCTCGATCTTCATTCTGACCGAGACGTGGCTCGTGCCGTTCGAGGGCTGGCTCGTCGATCGATTCGGGCCGCGCCCGGTGGTGGCAGGCGGCGCGCTATGCGCGGGTTTGTCCTGGATTCTCAATTCGTATGCAACGACGCTCGGCATGTTGTATTTCGCCGCGGTGATTGGGGGCATAGGCGCGGGCGGCGTGTACGGAACATGTGTCGGCAATGCGCTCAAATGGTTTCCCGACCGGCGCGGTCTCGCCGCTGGTTTGACGGCCGCGGGCTTTGGCGCGGGTGCGGCGCTGACGGTGATTCCGATTGCAAACATGATTACGCGCCGCGGCTATGAAGAGACGTTCCTGTTCTTCGGCATCGTGCAAGGCGTCAGCATTCTGCTGCTCGCGATGCTCCTGACGCGGCCGATCTTGCGTCAGGCAGGGGTACGCAAGAGCCGCTTCGCGGTGTCGAAAGTCGATTTCACGTCGCGACAGATGATCAAAACGCCAGTGTTCTGGGTGATCTACGCGTCCTTCGTCGCGGTCGCGGCGGGTGGTTTGATGGCGACCGCGCAGATCGGCCCGATCGCGAAAGACTGGGGCATAGCGCGCATTCCGATGTCGGTCTTCGGCGCGACGTTGCCGCTGCTGACTCTCACGCTGTCGATCGACAATATCTTCAACGGCTTGACGCGTCCGCTGTGCGGCTTCATCTCCGACAAGATCGGCCGTGAAAACACGATGTTCGTGATCTTCATCGGCGAAGGGCTCGCATTGCTCGGCATGATGCAGTTCGGCAGCAATCCGTATGCGTTCATGGCCTTTGCCGCGTTGATCTTCCTGTTCTGGGGCGAGATCTTCTCGATCTTCCCGGCGACTTGCGCGGATACGTTCGGCAGCAAGTATGCGGCCGCCAATGCAGGCACGTTGTACACCGCGAAGGGTACGGCCTCGTTGCTGGTGCCGATCGCGTCGGTACTCGCCGCGACGGGCGGCTGGAACCTCGTCTTCATCGTTTCCGCCATCATCACGATCGCAGCGGGCATTTCCGCGAAGTTCATCCTCGAGCCGATGCGCACGCGCTGGATCGAATCGCACGATGAACCTCAGGGCGCGCTGGCCGTCGCGGGTCATGGCAATGGCAATGCGTCGAGAATGAGTCACTGGCCGGAACAGTCCGGCGAATAA
- a CDS encoding thiamine pyrophosphate-binding protein, which translates to MSAVVSSLSPATATTTADDTLKQKTRDAGIVSGGHLVAKALKNEGIDTIFTLCGGHIIDIYDGCVDEGIRIIDVRHEQVAAHAADGYARQTGKLGCVVTTAGPGCTNAVTGIATAFRSESPILHIGGQGALTQHKMGSLQDLPHVDIMAPITKFAASVSSTERVADMISMAARECFNGAPGPAYLEIPRDVLDREVDATRAIVPRPGRYRASTKSIGDPRDIEKLADILVNAERPAILYGQQVWTARGHEEAIALLRGIEIPGYFNGASRGLLPPGDPHHFDRTRSQAFANADVLIVVGTPFDFRMGYGRRISKELTLVQIDMDYRTVGKNRDIDLGLVGDPGAILAAVLQAASGRIKDDRRQARRKWMAQLRDAEATATEKLLPLFRSNSTPIHPYRVAYELNEFLSDDTVYIGDGGDVVTISAQAVRPRRPGQWMDPGALGSLGVGTGFALAAKLAHPQKEVLCYYGDGSFGMTAFDMETANRFGAPYLAVVGNNSAMNQIRYGQLAKYGEERGNVGNLLGDVPFNKFAEMLGGYGEEVRDPAQIASALQRAREAIHRTGRSAVVNIWVDPREYAPGTKNQTMYK; encoded by the coding sequence ATGTCTGCAGTTGTTTCATCCCTGAGTCCGGCCACGGCCACCACGACCGCCGACGACACGCTCAAGCAGAAGACCCGCGACGCGGGCATCGTGTCGGGCGGCCATCTGGTTGCGAAGGCGCTGAAAAACGAGGGAATCGACACGATCTTCACGCTGTGCGGCGGCCACATCATCGATATCTACGACGGCTGCGTCGACGAAGGCATCCGCATCATCGACGTGCGCCACGAGCAGGTCGCCGCGCACGCGGCCGACGGCTACGCGCGCCAGACCGGCAAGCTCGGCTGCGTGGTGACCACCGCCGGCCCCGGCTGCACGAACGCGGTGACCGGCATCGCCACCGCGTTCCGCTCGGAAAGCCCGATCCTGCACATCGGCGGGCAGGGCGCGCTGACCCAGCACAAGATGGGTTCGCTGCAAGACCTGCCGCACGTCGACATCATGGCGCCGATCACGAAGTTCGCCGCGAGCGTATCGAGCACCGAGCGCGTCGCCGACATGATCTCGATGGCCGCTCGCGAATGCTTCAACGGCGCGCCCGGTCCCGCCTACCTGGAAATTCCGCGCGACGTGCTCGACCGCGAAGTCGACGCGACGCGCGCGATCGTGCCGCGGCCGGGCCGCTATCGCGCGTCGACGAAATCGATCGGCGATCCGCGCGACATCGAAAAACTCGCCGATATCCTCGTCAACGCCGAACGCCCCGCGATCCTGTACGGTCAGCAGGTGTGGACCGCGCGCGGTCACGAGGAAGCGATCGCGCTGCTTCGCGGCATCGAGATTCCCGGCTACTTCAACGGCGCGAGCCGCGGGCTGCTGCCGCCCGGCGATCCGCATCACTTCGATCGCACGCGTTCGCAGGCGTTTGCGAATGCCGACGTGCTGATCGTGGTCGGCACGCCGTTCGATTTCCGCATGGGCTACGGCCGACGCATCAGCAAGGAATTGACGCTGGTGCAGATCGATATGGACTACCGAACCGTCGGCAAGAATCGCGATATCGATCTGGGCCTCGTCGGCGATCCGGGCGCGATTCTCGCTGCCGTGCTGCAAGCCGCGAGCGGTCGTATCAAGGACGACAGGCGTCAGGCGCGCCGCAAATGGATGGCGCAGTTGCGCGACGCCGAAGCGACCGCGACCGAAAAACTGCTGCCACTGTTCCGCTCGAATAGCACGCCGATTCATCCGTACCGCGTCGCGTACGAACTCAACGAATTCCTGTCCGACGACACCGTGTATATCGGCGATGGCGGCGACGTGGTGACGATCTCCGCGCAAGCGGTGCGGCCGCGCCGACCGGGGCAGTGGATGGACCCCGGCGCGCTCGGCTCGCTCGGCGTCGGCACCGGCTTCGCGCTCGCGGCGAAGCTCGCGCATCCGCAAAAGGAAGTGCTCTGCTATTACGGCGACGGCTCGTTCGGCATGACCGCGTTCGACATGGAAACCGCGAATCGCTTCGGCGCGCCGTATCTCGCGGTGGTTGGCAACAACTCGGCGATGAACCAGATCCGCTACGGCCAGCTTGCCAAGTACGGCGAGGAACGCGGCAACGTCGGCAATCTGCTCGGCGACGTGCCGTTCAACAAATTCGCCGAAATGCTCGGCGGCTATGGCGAGGAAGTGCGCGATCCCGCGCAGATCGCGAGCGCGCTACAGCGTGCGCGCGAAGCGATTCATCGCACCGGCCGCTCGGCGGTGGTCAACATCTGGGTCGACCCGCGTGAATACGCACCGGGCACGAAGAACCAGACCATGTACAAATAA
- the shiA gene encoding shikimate transporter, with translation MSTTHPQAAVATHRKARNQARKAALGSFVGAVVDWYDFLLYGIVAALVFNAEFFPNVGPAMGTLAAFATFGVGFLFRPLGGFVFGHYGDRLGRKRMLVLTVMMMGLSTAAIGLLPAFSTIGWLAPVLLVTLRAIQGFAVGGEWGGAALMAVESAPEKKKAFYSSGVQVGYGVGLVLSTGLVALISRSMDNAAFLSWGWRLPFLFSVVLVLIALWIRSSMEESQEFVEKVGQHGERRVRLPIVEALLRHPKAFLLIIALRLAELFTMYIVTAFALSYSTTNLHMPREFFLTIGFVVGALSCVTIPCFAWLADRFGRRRIYMIGALVGVFSAVPFFLALEARSTIWIVVFAVMLANIAHDMVVSVQQPMFTELFGTEYRYSGAGVGYQVASVVGGGFTPFIAVALVSFAGGSWHPVAAYLAIGCLISVLVAARMKTGRRVD, from the coding sequence ATGAGCACCACCCACCCGCAGGCCGCAGTGGCCACGCACCGCAAAGCGCGCAATCAGGCTCGCAAGGCCGCGCTCGGCAGCTTTGTCGGCGCCGTGGTCGACTGGTACGACTTCCTGCTGTACGGCATCGTCGCCGCGCTCGTGTTCAACGCCGAGTTCTTCCCGAACGTCGGCCCGGCGATGGGCACGCTCGCCGCGTTCGCGACCTTCGGCGTCGGGTTCCTGTTCCGCCCGCTCGGCGGCTTCGTGTTCGGCCACTACGGCGACCGGCTCGGACGCAAGCGGATGCTGGTGCTCACCGTGATGATGATGGGTCTGTCGACAGCCGCGATCGGTCTGCTGCCGGCGTTTTCGACGATCGGCTGGCTGGCGCCGGTACTGCTCGTCACGCTGCGCGCGATCCAGGGCTTCGCGGTCGGCGGCGAATGGGGCGGCGCGGCGCTGATGGCCGTCGAAAGCGCGCCCGAGAAAAAGAAGGCCTTCTACAGCAGCGGCGTGCAGGTCGGCTACGGCGTCGGGCTCGTGCTGTCGACGGGTCTCGTCGCGCTGATCAGCCGCTCGATGGACAACGCCGCGTTCCTCAGCTGGGGTTGGCGTCTGCCGTTCCTGTTCAGCGTCGTGCTGGTGCTGATCGCGTTGTGGATCCGCTCGAGCATGGAGGAGTCGCAGGAGTTCGTCGAGAAAGTCGGGCAGCATGGCGAGCGCCGCGTGCGCCTGCCGATCGTCGAAGCGCTGCTGCGCCATCCGAAGGCCTTTCTGCTGATCATCGCGCTGCGGCTCGCCGAGCTGTTCACGATGTACATCGTCACCGCGTTCGCGCTCAGCTACTCGACCACGAACCTGCACATGCCGCGCGAATTCTTCCTGACGATCGGCTTCGTCGTCGGCGCGCTCAGCTGTGTGACGATTCCGTGCTTCGCGTGGCTCGCGGATCGCTTCGGGCGCCGTCGCATCTATATGATCGGCGCGCTGGTCGGCGTGTTCAGCGCGGTGCCGTTCTTCCTCGCGCTCGAAGCGCGCTCGACCATATGGATCGTCGTGTTCGCGGTGATGCTTGCCAACATCGCGCACGATATGGTCGTCAGCGTGCAGCAGCCGATGTTCACCGAGCTGTTCGGCACCGAGTACCGCTATAGCGGCGCGGGTGTCGGCTATCAGGTGGCGAGCGTGGTCGGCGGCGGCTTCACGCCGTTCATCGCGGTCGCGCTGGTCAGCTTCGCGGGCGGCTCGTGGCATCCAGTGGCCGCATATCTGGCGATCGGCTGTCTGATTTCGGTACTCGTTGCAGCGCGCATGAAGACCGGCCGCAGGGTCGATTGA
- a CDS encoding L-lactate MFS transporter: MSSISEPGSQQGSAPFFSKQATIAQPGFSRWMVPPAALAVHLCIGQAYAFSVFNGPLTKVVGITQSAPDDWSLTALGWIFSLAIVFLGLSAAFAGKWLEHVGPRRTMFTAACCFGGGFLVSALGVYLHQIVLLYLGYGVIGGIGLGLGYVSPVSTLIRWFPDRRGMATGMAIMGFGGGAMIAAPLSVALMKHFQSATSIGVAETFIVLGIVYFISMTIGALAIRVPPADWKPAGWTPPAATQHRLITSNHVHIDQALKTPQFYLIWLVLFLNVTAGIGILGQASVMIQESFKNTVTAAAAAGFVGLLSLFNMGGRFVWASASDWIGRKNTYYIFFALGAVLYYLVPSFAANGQIALFVLTYCIILSMYGGGFATVPAYLADMFGTTFVGGIHGRLLTAWAAAGVAGPVLVNYIRAYEVANGVAKADAYTMTVHIMAVLLVIGFICNLLVKRVDEKHHMTDAQVAKGA; this comes from the coding sequence ATGAGTAGCATCAGCGAGCCGGGCAGCCAACAAGGTTCAGCCCCATTCTTTTCGAAACAGGCCACCATCGCGCAGCCCGGTTTCTCGCGCTGGATGGTGCCTCCCGCCGCTCTGGCCGTGCATCTGTGCATCGGCCAGGCCTACGCGTTCTCGGTCTTCAACGGACCGCTGACCAAGGTGGTCGGCATCACGCAGTCCGCGCCCGATGACTGGTCGCTGACCGCGCTCGGCTGGATCTTTTCGCTTGCGATCGTGTTCCTCGGTTTGTCGGCGGCGTTCGCCGGCAAATGGCTCGAACACGTCGGTCCGCGCCGCACGATGTTCACGGCCGCTTGCTGTTTCGGCGGCGGCTTCCTCGTGTCCGCGCTCGGCGTGTACCTGCATCAGATCGTGCTGCTGTATCTCGGCTACGGCGTGATCGGCGGGATCGGGCTGGGGCTCGGTTATGTGTCGCCGGTGTCGACGCTGATCCGCTGGTTTCCGGACCGCCGCGGCATGGCGACCGGCATGGCGATCATGGGCTTCGGCGGCGGCGCGATGATCGCGGCGCCGTTGTCGGTCGCGCTGATGAAGCACTTTCAAAGCGCGACGAGCATCGGCGTCGCGGAGACCTTCATCGTGCTCGGCATCGTCTATTTCATCTCGATGACGATCGGCGCGCTTGCGATCCGCGTGCCGCCGGCGGACTGGAAGCCGGCCGGCTGGACGCCGCCCGCAGCGACGCAGCACCGGCTGATCACGAGCAATCACGTGCATATCGACCAGGCGCTGAAGACACCGCAGTTCTATCTGATCTGGCTCGTGCTGTTCCTGAACGTGACGGCTGGCATCGGCATTCTCGGCCAGGCCTCGGTGATGATCCAGGAGAGCTTCAAGAACACGGTGACGGCTGCCGCGGCGGCCGGCTTCGTCGGGCTCCTGTCGCTGTTCAACATGGGTGGGCGTTTCGTGTGGGCGTCGGCGTCGGACTGGATCGGCCGCAAGAACACCTACTACATCTTCTTCGCGCTCGGCGCGGTGCTCTACTACCTCGTACCGAGCTTCGCCGCGAACGGACAGATCGCGCTGTTCGTGCTGACGTACTGCATCATCCTGTCGATGTACGGCGGCGGCTTCGCAACGGTGCCGGCCTATCTCGCCGACATGTTCGGCACGACGTTCGTCGGCGGCATTCATGGACGTCTGTTGACCGCGTGGGCCGCGGCCGGCGTTGCGGGTCCGGTGCTCGTCAACTACATCCGCGCGTATGAAGTCGCGAACGGCGTAGCGAAAGCGGACGCGTACACGATGACCGTACACATCATGGCCGTGCTGCTCGTGATCGGCTTTATCTGCAACCTGCTGGTCAAGCGTGTGGACGAGAAGCACCACATGACCGATGCACAAGTCGCCAAAGGCGCGTGA
- the frc gene encoding formyl-CoA transferase, whose product MAKALDGVRILDFTHVQSGPTCTQLLAWFGADVIKVERAGAGDITREQLRDIPDVDSLYFTMLNHNKRSVTIDTKHPEGKQVLEALIQKCDVLVENFAPGALDRMGFTWERIQELNPRMIVASVKGFGPGPYEDCKVYENVAQCAGGAASTTGFDDGPPVVTGAQIGDSGTGLHLALGIVTALYQRTHTGRGQRVLAAMQDGVLNLCRVKLRDQQRLDRTGVMKEYPQYPNGTFGDAVPRAGNASGGGQPGWILKCKGWETDPNAYIYFITQAPVWAKICNVIGKEEWATDPDYATAPARLPRLKEIFAEIERWTMTKTKFEAMQILNKYDIPCGPILSMKEIAEEPSLRKTGTIVEVDHPQRGKYLTVGNPIKLSDSPTDVKRSPLLGEHTDEVMAELGYSAEQIMALRTAGAI is encoded by the coding sequence ATGGCCAAGGCACTCGACGGTGTGCGCATCCTCGATTTCACGCATGTGCAATCGGGACCGACCTGCACGCAATTGCTCGCATGGTTCGGCGCGGACGTGATCAAGGTGGAACGGGCAGGCGCGGGCGACATCACGCGCGAGCAACTGCGTGATATTCCCGACGTGGATAGCCTCTACTTCACGATGCTCAATCACAACAAGCGCTCGGTCACGATCGACACCAAGCATCCGGAAGGCAAGCAGGTGCTCGAAGCGCTGATCCAGAAATGCGACGTACTGGTCGAAAACTTCGCACCGGGCGCACTCGACCGGATGGGCTTCACGTGGGAGCGGATTCAAGAATTGAATCCGCGCATGATCGTCGCATCGGTGAAGGGCTTCGGTCCCGGTCCTTACGAGGACTGCAAAGTCTATGAGAACGTCGCGCAATGCGCGGGCGGGGCGGCGTCGACCACCGGCTTCGACGACGGCCCGCCGGTCGTGACCGGCGCGCAGATCGGCGATAGCGGCACGGGGCTGCATCTCGCGCTCGGCATCGTCACCGCGCTCTATCAACGCACGCATACCGGACGCGGCCAGCGCGTGCTCGCCGCGATGCAGGACGGCGTGCTCAATCTGTGCCGCGTCAAACTGCGCGATCAGCAGCGGCTCGATCGCACCGGCGTGATGAAAGAGTATCCGCAATATCCGAACGGCACGTTCGGCGACGCGGTGCCGCGCGCGGGCAATGCGTCGGGCGGCGGGCAGCCGGGCTGGATTCTGAAGTGCAAGGGGTGGGAGACGGACCCCAACGCATATATCTACTTCATCACGCAGGCGCCCGTGTGGGCGAAGATCTGCAACGTGATCGGCAAGGAAGAGTGGGCCACGGACCCCGACTACGCGACAGCGCCCGCGCGCCTGCCGCGACTGAAGGAGATCTTCGCCGAAATCGAACGCTGGACGATGACGAAGACCAAGTTCGAGGCGATGCAGATCCTGAACAAATACGACATTCCGTGCGGGCCGATCCTGTCGATGAAGGAAATTGCCGAGGAGCCGTCGCTGCGCAAAACCGGCACGATCGTCGAAGTCGATCATCCACAGCGCGGCAAGTATCTGACCGTCGGCAATCCGATCAAGCTGTCCGACAGCCCGACCGACGTCAAACGCTCGCCGCTGCTTGGCGAACATACCGATGAAGTGATGGCCGAGCTCGGTTATTCGGCCGAGCAGATCATGGCGCTGCGCACGGCTGGCGCGATCTAG
- a CDS encoding LysR family transcriptional regulator, which yields MTMRNATLRQLKVFETVARHLSFSRAAEELHLTQPAVSTQVRQLEEHAGLPLFEQLGKKIYLTPAGTEMLHYSRAIMQQFHEVDEAMSQLKGVSGGKLNVAVISAGDYFFPRLLAEFTRRYSGVDLNLAVHNREELLHQLATNQTDLAVMVRPPHETDATNEPFAPHPYVIVAAPTHPLAHKRNIRFSQLANEAFIVRERGSDTWNSMEEGFAGRLSNLKIAMEIKSTETIKQAVIAGMGIAFLSAHTISLELQLGHLVVLDVESFPVMLNWYVVHRKNKRLPPVAVAFKRFLMEEGANLIEKITRVKELSVHKP from the coding sequence ATGACGATGCGCAATGCAACTCTGCGGCAACTGAAGGTCTTTGAAACGGTGGCGCGCCACCTGAGTTTTTCGCGCGCCGCGGAAGAATTGCATCTGACTCAGCCAGCCGTTTCCACCCAGGTCCGGCAACTCGAAGAACATGCGGGGCTGCCTCTGTTCGAGCAACTCGGCAAAAAGATTTATCTGACGCCGGCCGGCACCGAAATGCTTCACTACAGTCGCGCGATCATGCAGCAGTTCCATGAAGTCGACGAAGCGATGAGCCAGTTGAAGGGCGTCTCCGGCGGCAAGCTGAATGTCGCCGTGATCAGCGCCGGCGACTATTTCTTTCCGCGCCTTCTCGCCGAATTCACGCGTCGCTATTCGGGTGTCGATCTGAATCTCGCGGTGCACAACCGCGAAGAACTGCTGCATCAACTGGCGACCAATCAGACCGACCTCGCGGTGATGGTGCGTCCGCCGCACGAAACCGACGCGACCAATGAACCGTTCGCGCCGCATCCGTACGTGATCGTCGCGGCGCCCACTCATCCGCTTGCGCACAAGCGCAATATCCGCTTCAGTCAACTCGCGAACGAAGCGTTCATCGTGCGCGAACGCGGCTCCGATACATGGAATTCGATGGAAGAGGGTTTTGCCGGCCGACTGTCCAATCTGAAGATCGCGATGGAGATCAAGAGCACCGAGACGATCAAGCAGGCGGTCATTGCCGGAATGGGCATCGCGTTTCTGTCCGCCCATACGATCAGCCTCGAATTGCAATTGGGTCATCTGGTCGTGCTCGACGTCGAGAGCTTTCCGGTCATGCTCAATTGGTACGTCGTGCATCGGAAGAACAAACGTCTGCCGCCGGTCGCCGTTGCCTTCAAACGCTTCCTGATGGAGGAAGGCGCCAATCTGATCGAAAAGATCACGCGCGTGAAGGAACTGAGCGTGCATAAGCCTTAA
- a CDS encoding GntR family transcriptional regulator, with the protein MSSELPTETVATPLTLSLQPIGASASLRDQAYAMLRQAIADADIYQNREEIRLDERVLSESLGVSRTPVREAMTLLEQEGFLRMVPRRGIYIVRKSKREIVEMIQMWAALESMAARLATLHATDEEIGRLRHMFDNFRDTTPAEHIAEYSDANIAFHQAIVELSKSQIILDTIKNIFIHVRAIRRMTISQSDRAARSIVDHLRIIEALEKRDTELAERLTRQHSLDLAAFVEANCDFLD; encoded by the coding sequence ATGTCGTCAGAACTTCCAACTGAAACAGTGGCCACCCCGTTGACCCTGTCGTTGCAGCCTATCGGCGCGAGCGCGAGCTTGCGCGATCAGGCGTATGCGATGCTGCGTCAGGCAATCGCCGACGCGGATATCTACCAGAATCGCGAAGAGATCCGTCTCGACGAGCGCGTGCTCAGCGAATCGCTCGGCGTGAGCCGCACGCCGGTGCGCGAGGCGATGACACTGCTCGAGCAGGAGGGCTTTCTGCGCATGGTGCCGCGGCGCGGCATCTACATCGTGCGCAAGAGCAAGCGCGAAATCGTCGAGATGATCCAGATGTGGGCCGCGCTCGAAAGCATGGCCGCGCGTCTTGCCACGCTGCATGCGACCGACGAGGAAATCGGCCGCCTGCGTCATATGTTCGACAATTTCCGCGACACGACGCCGGCCGAGCATATCGCCGAGTATTCGGACGCGAACATCGCGTTTCACCAGGCGATCGTCGAGTTGTCGAAGTCGCAGATCATTCTCGACACCATCAAAAACATCTTCATCCACGTGCGCGCGATCCGGCGCATGACCATCTCGCAGAGCGACCGGGCCGCGCGCTCGATCGTCGATCATCTGCGCATCATCGAGGCGCTGGAGAAGCGTGATACCGAACTGGCCGAGCGGCTCACGCGTCAGCATTCGCTCGATCTCGCGGCGTTCGTCGAAGCCAATTGCGATTTTCTCGATTGA
- a CDS encoding NAD(P)(+) transhydrogenase (Re/Si-specific) subunit beta, with protein MPQACGSAVLTDLLLLLAVAVAMALVAVLTVAVTALTRRQFGGRSAHRHTCVRERDPKHRARMLALLGSGMGLAVASIGLMGYLLAAAHENTERIELFSAVLIGALIFATCAIAFCKLRGVLQLEAAALPGHHVVNLFALLLCGWLGYSFVTEQEQPFGLAALLATGALAMAMGVHLMLSREYSSDPAHAAHHDGCAPRMRAVAARSEGLAIGKPGLLANLEWHGGEEQTWALRDVAPAMMRLSAWADRRNARDGRRSNGRQRDGSRKCTHKRPVHFTTRR; from the coding sequence ATGCCGCAAGCCTGTGGGAGTGCCGTGTTGACGGACCTGTTGCTGCTGCTTGCGGTGGCCGTCGCGATGGCGTTGGTCGCCGTGCTGACGGTCGCAGTGACCGCGCTCACGCGACGACAGTTCGGGGGGCGTTCGGCGCATCGGCACACATGCGTGCGCGAACGAGATCCAAAACACAGGGCCCGGATGCTCGCATTGCTCGGCAGCGGCATGGGTTTGGCGGTCGCGTCGATAGGCTTGATGGGTTACCTGTTGGCCGCGGCGCACGAGAACACCGAACGCATCGAACTATTTTCAGCCGTATTGATCGGCGCGCTGATCTTCGCGACCTGTGCGATCGCGTTCTGCAAACTGCGCGGCGTATTGCAACTCGAGGCGGCCGCGCTGCCGGGCCATCACGTCGTCAATCTGTTTGCGCTGCTGTTATGCGGCTGGCTCGGTTACAGCTTCGTCACCGAACAGGAACAGCCATTCGGACTCGCGGCATTGCTCGCGACGGGCGCGCTGGCAATGGCGATGGGCGTGCATCTGATGCTGAGCCGCGAGTACTCGTCCGACCCCGCTCACGCGGCGCATCACGACGGTTGCGCACCGCGCATGCGTGCGGTCGCTGCGCGCAGCGAGGGCCTGGCGATCGGCAAGCCGGGCCTGCTCGCGAACCTCGAGTGGCATGGTGGAGAAGAGCAGACGTGGGCGCTTCGCGATGTCGCGCCGGCGATGATGCGCTTGAGCGCCTGGGCTGATCGTCGGAATGCGCGTGACGGTAGACGAAGCAATGGGCGCCAGCGCGACGGTTCGCGCAAATGTACACACAAGCGGCCGGTTCATTTCACTACGCGCCGCTAA
- a CDS encoding fumarylacetoacetate hydrolase family protein has protein sequence MQTWMRFMSGDGGIVFGRVEGAYLHEYESLAQPVPTGAVLSLRALTPLAPCAPGKIVALWNNYHALAAKLDKPVPTHPLFLMKPAASVIGTGEPIRRPRHYAGKIVYEGELGIVIGQRCRDLDVQQAEAAIFGFTLVNDVTAADLLNENPHFPQWCRAKSFDTFCCLGPAIVSGFDWRAARLLTTLDGVERQNYPLADMVFSPAEQVSLISQDLTLEPGDVIACGTSVGVGSIKDGATVSITIDGIGTLSNTLSAAPRDEPRRLGDTANAG, from the coding sequence ATGCAGACGTGGATGCGGTTCATGTCGGGCGACGGCGGCATCGTGTTCGGTCGTGTCGAAGGCGCCTACCTGCACGAGTACGAAAGTCTCGCACAGCCGGTGCCGACCGGCGCGGTTCTGTCGCTGCGCGCACTGACGCCGCTGGCGCCGTGCGCGCCGGGCAAGATCGTCGCACTGTGGAATAACTATCACGCGCTCGCGGCGAAGCTCGACAAACCCGTGCCTACCCATCCGCTGTTTCTGATGAAGCCGGCGGCGTCGGTAATCGGCACGGGCGAGCCGATCCGCCGGCCGCGGCATTACGCGGGCAAGATCGTCTACGAGGGCGAGCTCGGTATCGTGATCGGCCAGCGTTGCCGCGATCTGGATGTGCAGCAGGCGGAGGCGGCGATTTTCGGCTTCACGCTCGTCAACGACGTCACCGCCGCCGATCTGCTCAACGAGAATCCGCATTTTCCGCAGTGGTGCCGCGCGAAAAGCTTCGATACGTTCTGTTGTCTGGGTCCGGCCATCGTCTCCGGTTTCGACTGGCGGGCCGCGCGCCTGCTGACGACACTCGACGGCGTCGAGCGTCAGAACTATCCGCTCGCCGATATGGTCTTTTCGCCGGCCGAGCAGGTGAGTCTGATTTCACAGGATCTGACGCTCGAACCCGGCGACGTGATCGCGTGCGGCACTTCGGTGGGCGTGGGTTCGATCAAGGACGGTGCAACGGTGTCGATCACGATCGATGGGATCGGCACGCTGAGCAATACCTTGAGCGCGGCGCCGCGCGACGAGCCACGGCGATTGGGCGATACCGCGAACGCCGGTTGA